CGGGTGCCGTTGCGGGATTTTGCCGACACACAAACTATCTACACCGTGAATCGCGATGGAACCGGCCTTGTGCAGCTTGTTGGCGAAGCAGGCCCGGACGCAAGCGACCCGGTTTGGTCACCACAAGGGGATGCCCTCCTCTATATTCACGAAGACCGCCAAATTTTTAAAATTGGGGTAGACGAGAAACAGGTAGAACAACTGACACATATTGGCGTAAATTATCTGGGAGATTGGTTTGATCCGGCGTATGCATTGCCGGTTTCACCACAACCCCAACTGCTAACAACAACATGGGGAAAACTGAAACGGGAGTAGGTTTTCAGGTATAGCCGACTTGGAACGCTTTGATACAAAAGTAGATGTTTACTCAATTGAATCAGTTTACAAGTTTTTCCAACAAGGAGCGGGCTTTTGTAAACAGGCACTTCTCGTTGGAGATGGGTTTCCCAACCGAAGTTGGGAAGCGAATCCCGCCGGAGTTAGATTTCCGGTAGAAAGAGAGGAGGTGAACTTGAATGAAAACAAATCTCCGCGGTAAAATCCGCGAATTCGTCCAATCCGAAGAAGGCAAAGTGGGGATAAAATCCCCATTGACCCTGCTCGCGCAGGCAATCATCGGAACACCAGATGCCGACGCAGGATTATGCCGGAAACCCGAACACTGCATGCCACCAAAGGCATGTCGTGGTCCCTTTATCGCTGGGGTGGGTACATGTTATTAATAATGTCAATATAGATTGTGGGTAGACCGTCATAATCTTGTTGACTTTCCAGCGTGTGGTGGTTTTACTACCACACACTCCCATATGCTGAGTTTATTAGATATCCTGAGAAATTTCGGAGGAATACAGATGAAACGCATATTCATCTCTTACATGCTTAGTGTGATACTACTATGTGCGAACGGCACTCCGCTTTTCGCAAAAGCACCGACGACCTCTAAAATTTTGTTCACCTCTGCACGCGACGGAAACAGAGAAATATACACCATGAACCCAGATGGCAGCGAACAGATGAGACTCACACAACATCCTGGAAATGATCTGCAAGCCGTCTGGTCACCTACAGGCGAAAAGATTCTTTTTATCTCCGATCGCGGGGGGGAGCGAGACCTTTACTTGATGGACCCAGATGGAAACAACGTTCGACGCTTCTTCAAGAGAAAAACGAAAATTTATAGAACCCATCCAACATGGTCGCCAGATGGCAAACACATCGCTTATGTGAACATGCAGTGGAATAGTCTTAATTCTGATATCCGCATTGCGCGCCTTGGGGAACAAGAGGATGAACATATTGCGGAAGGCTGGGATCCCGCATGGTCGCCCGATGGCACTGAAATTGCCTACTCTGTAGAACAGCCATTCGCGTCTCAACTGACATTTATCAACGTCCAGACACGAGCGCAGGCACAACCGCTACCCAAGAAAGCACTGATTTGGCAATACTATCC
The genomic region above belongs to Candidatus Poribacteria bacterium and contains:
- a CDS encoding PD40 domain-containing protein; the encoded protein is MKRIFISYMLSVILLCANGTPLFAKAPTTSKILFTSARDGNREIYTMNPDGSEQMRLTQHPGNDLQAVWSPTGEKILFISDRGGERDLYLMDPDGNNVRRFFKRKTKIYRTHPTWSPDGKHIAYVNMQWNSLNSDIRIARLGEQEDEHIAEGWDPAWSPDGTEIAYSVEQPFASQLTFINVQTRAQAQPLPKKALIWQYYPSWSAVGDRLAFTGNKHPLPPILDADLHNAWKAKQTIYIVNRDGTGLQQLVKEAGPYAQYPALSPDGEDVLYTQEIKGRFQIFKVNVNDGILTQLTHIVGLSRRQANAGGDWFDPAYALPVSPQPQLLTTTWGELKRK